From the genome of Primulina eburnea isolate SZY01 chromosome 12, ASM2296580v1, whole genome shotgun sequence, one region includes:
- the LOC140808274 gene encoding probable alpha,alpha-trehalose-phosphate synthase [UDP-forming] 9 has protein sequence MMVSRSCGNFFDLASEELLNVPQTPRGLPRVMTLPGIMSDGNGNSDAESDSTSSVRRERKIIVANMLPLHAQKDNGTGKWSFSLDADSLLLQSKDGFTQDTEVIYVGSLKVEIEAKEQEEIAQRLLDDFNCVPAFLPQDIQKKFYHGFCKQQLWPLFHYMLPMCPDHGDRFDRQLWQAYVSANKSFADKVMEVVNPEDDFIWIHDYHLMVLPTFLRKRYNRIKLGFFLHSPFPSSEIYRTLPVRDEILKGLLNSDLIGFHTFDYARHFLSCCGRMLGLDYESKRGHIGLDYFGRTVYIKILPVGIHMGRLKSVLNLPSTCNKVKEIREQFKDKKLILGVDDMDIFKGISLKLLAFEQLLQQHREFQGKLVLIQIVNPARSSGKDVQEAKKETYSAVKRINEVFGYPGYVPIILIDRHASRSEKSAYYAMAECCIVNAVRDGMNLVPYKYVVCRQGSSSMDEAMGTKTDSPRTSMLVVSEFVGCSPSLSGAIRVNPWDIDAVAEAMNMAITIPDAEKRLRHEKHFRYVSSHDIAYWARSFMQDLERACKDHYDKRCWGIGLGLGFRVISLSPSFRKLSVDHIVSAYKRTTRRAIFLDYDGTVVPQSSMVSSPAPDVVTVLDALCNDPNNTVFIVSGRGRVSLSDWLAPCQKLGLAAEHGYFIRSSITSDWEALAFDLDWKKIVEPIMKLYTEATDGSYMEIKESALVWQHQDADPDFGSCQAKELLVHLENVLANEPVVVQRGQHIVEVKPQGVTKGLVAEKVIAMMVNDGKAPNFVMCIGDDRSDEDMFESILSTVSNPTLPVAPEIFACTVGQKPSKAKYYLDDTTDVVKLLRGLASSSNPKPRQHSAHFQVEFDNGFL, from the exons ATGATGGTTTCAAGGTCATGTGGGAATTTCTTCGACTTGGCTTCTGAAGAATTACTGAACGTTCCTCAAACTCCTAGAGGTCTTCCAAGGGTGATGACTCTTCCTGGTATTATGTCTGATGGTAATGGGAACAGTGACGCCGAGTCAGACAGCACATCATCTGTTCGCCGCGAGAGGAAAATTATTGTTGCAAACATGTTGCCTTTGCATGCTCAGAAGGACAATGGGACTGGTAAATGGAGCTTTAGTTTGGATGCGGATTCGCTTTTGCTACAATCGAAAGATGGATTTACGCAAGATACTGAGGTTATATATGTCGGATCTCTCAAAGTTGAAATAGAAGCCAAAGAGCAGGAGGAAATTGCACAAAGACTTCTAGATGATTTCAACTGTGTGCCTGCTTTTCTTCCGCAAGATATCCAAAAAAAATTCTACCATGGTTTCTGTAAGCAACAACTCTGGCCTCTTTTCCACTACATGCTACCTATGTGCCCAGATCATGGAGATCGCTTTGACAGACAGTTGTGGCAGGCTTACGTGTCTGCAAATAAGAGCTTTGCCGACAAGGTCATGGAAGTAGTCAACCCTGAGGATGATTTCATCTGGATTCATGATTATCATCTCATGGTTCTACCTACATTTCTAAGGAAGCGTTACAATAGAATCAAGCTTGGGTTTTTTCTTCACAGTCCATTTCCTTCATCGGAGATATATAGAACATTGCCTGTTAGAGATGAAATTCTGAAAGGATTATTAAATTCTGATTTAATTGGTTTCCATACATTTGACTATGCACGTCACTTCCTGTCATGTTGTGGTAGAATGCTAGGCCTGGACTATGAATCTAAGAGAGGCCACATTGGACTTGATTATTTTGGCCGCACAGTGTATATAAAAATTCTTCCAGTAGGTATTCACATGGGTAGGCTGAAATCTGTGCTGAACTTGCCTTCTACATGCAACAAAGTCAAAGAAATCAGAGAGCAGTTCAAGGACAAGAAGTTGATTCTTGGTGTAGACGATATGGATATATTCAAAGGCATCAGTCTTAAGTTGCTTGCTTTTGAACAACTCCTGCAGCAGCATCGGGAGTTTCAAGGAAAACTAGTATTGATTCAAATAGTGAATCCTGCTAGGAGTTCTGGGAAAGATGTTCAAGAAGCCAAAAAGGAAACTTACTCGGCTGTAAAACGAATAAATGAGGTTTTTGGCTACCCTGGTTATGTGCCCATCATTTTGATCGATCGTCACGCATCTCGCAGTGAGAAGAGTGCTTATTATGCTATGGCAGAATGCTGCATAGTTAATGCTGTTAGGGATGGCATGAACTTGGTCCCTTATAAGTATGTAGTGTGCAGGCAGGGTTCTTCTAGTATGGATGAAGCAATGGGTACAAAAACAGATTCTCCTAGGACAAGCATGCTTGTTGTGTCAGAATTTGTTGGATGTTCACCTTCTCTGAGTGGAGCAATTAGGGTGAATCCATGGGATATTGATGCCGTAGCCGAGGCTATGAATATGGCAATTACCATTCCTGATGCAGAAAAGCGACTGCGGCATGAGAAACACTTCCGTTATGTTAGTTCTCATGATATAGCTTATTGGGCTCGTAGTTTCATGCAGGACTTGGAGAGAGCATGCAAGGATCATTATGATAAGCGTTGTTGGGGTATTGGATTAGGCCTCGGTTTCAGGGTTATATCACTTTCTCCTAGTTTTAGGAAGTTATCTGTGGATCACATAGTTTCAGCATATAAAAGGACTACTAGAAGGGCGATATTCCTGGACTATGATGGCACCGTCGTTCCTCAATCCTCCATGGTCAGTTCTCCCGCTCCTGATGTGGTGACTGTGCTTGATGCTCTGTGTAATGATCCAAATAACACAGTGTTTATTGTTAGCGGGAGAGGCAGGGTGTCGCTCAGCGATTGGCTTGCCCCATGTCAGAAATTGGGACTCGCTGCTGAACATGGATACTTTATAAG GTCAAGCATAACCTCTGATTGGGAAGCTTTAGCTTTTGATCTTGATTGGAAAAAGATTGTGGAGCCAATTATGAAACTCTACACAGAAGCAACTGATGGATCTTATATGGAAATTAAAGAGAGTGCATTGGTGTGGCAACATCAGGATGCGGATCCTGACTTTGGATCCTGCCAAGCCAAGGAACTTTTGGTACACTTGGAAAATGTTCTTGCAAACGAACCTGTTGTGGTTCAGAGGGGACAACACATTGTTGAAGTAAAACCACAA GGAGTGACCAAAGGTTTGGTTGCGGAAAAGGTGATAGCTATGATGGTTAATGATGGCAAAGCTCCAAATTTCGTGATGTGCATTGGTGACGATAGATCGGATGAAGATATGTTTGAGAGCATACTCAGCACGGTTTCTAATCCAACCCTTCCCGTAGCTCCAGAAATATTTGCTTGCACTGTTGGGCAGAAGCCAAGCAAGGCTAAATATTATCTTGATGACACTACGGATGTTGTGAAACTGCTTCGGGGGCTTGCCAGTTCTTCTAATCCAAAGCCTAGACAGCACAGTGCACACTTCCAGGTCGAGTTTGACAATGGCTTCTTATAA